One genomic region from Artemia franciscana chromosome 17, ASM3288406v1, whole genome shotgun sequence encodes:
- the LOC136037672 gene encoding myosin-6-like isoform X8 — MGALHWNILTLTCNNQIHGCPATVALEELETHLLECSFNPKRLVSCSSGCGVTISFGELANHNCVQSLRLEMKETLERIEKANEDKISKILGLELELMLVQKLERVEKENKNKMSKMLGINANLVQKLEKVEKANEEKMSKILSIHANLVEKLERVKKETEDKMSKVHNINSNLVKRLERVEKETEEKLSKMHNINANLVKELERVKKANEDEMSKILGINANLVEKLERVEKGNEDKMSKMHKINAHLVKELERVKKVNECEMSKILGINANLVEKLERVEKGNEDKMSKMHDINTNLVKTLERVEKETEGKMSKMHDINTNLVKRLERVEKVTGDQRSEMHYNNITKMSKVLGINAKLIEKLERVEKGNEDKMLMIKLKLELLEAEMAKFRLSKSNSLHVESATLKQVNTHFKI; from the coding sequence aCTAACCTTGACTTGCAACAACCAAATACACGGATGCCCTGCCACTGTAGCACTGGAAGAACTCGAGACCCATCTTTTGGAATGTAGCTTCAATCCTAAGAGACTTGTTAGTTGTAGCTCTGGATGTGGAGTTACAATAAGCTTTGGTGAGCTTGCAAACCATAATTGTGTGCAAAGTCTGAGGCTCGAGATGAAAGAGACATTGGAAAGAATTGAAAAAGCAAATGAAGACAAAATATCAAAGATACTTGGATTGGAATTGGAATTAATGCTAGTTCAAAAATTGGAAAGAgtcgaaaaagaaaataaaaacaaaatgtctaAGATGCTTGGTATTAATGCTAATCTAGttcaaaaattggaaaaggtCGAAAAggcaaatgaagaaaaaatgtcaaagatACTTAGTATTCATGCTAATCTAGTTGAAAAATtggaaagagtaaaaaaagaaaccgAAGACAAAATGTCAAAGGTGCATAATATTAATTCTAATCTAGTTAAAAGATTGGAAAGAGTcgaaaaagaaactgaagagAAATTGTCAAAGATGCATAATATTAATGCTAATCTAGTTAAAGAATTGGAAAGAGTCAAAAAAGCAAATGAAGACGAAATGTCAAAGATACTTGGCATTAATGCAAATCTAGTTGAAAAATTGGAAAGAGTCGAAAAAGGAAATGAAGACAAAATGTCAAAGATGCATAAGATTAATGCTCATCTAGTTAAAGAATTGGAAAGAgtcaaaaaagtaaatgaatgcGAAATGTCAAAGATACTCGGCATTAATGCTAATCTAGTTGAAAAATTGGAAAGAGTCGAAAAAGGAAATGAAGACAAAATGTCAAAGATGCATGATATTAATACTAATCTAGTTAAAACATTGGAAAGAGTCGAAAAAGAAACTGAAGGCAAAATGTCAAAGATGCATGATATTAATACTAATCTAGTTAAAAGATTGGAAAGAGTCGAAAAAGTAACTGGAGACCAAAGGTCAGAGAtgcattataataatataacgAAAATGTCAAAGGTACTTGGCATTAATGCCAAACtaattgaaaaattggaaagaGTCGAAAAAGGAAATGAAGACAAAATGTTAatgattaaattgaaattgGAACTACTTGAGGCGGAAATGGCAAAATTTCGACTATCCAAGTCGAATTCACTTCATGTAGAGAGTGCTACACTAAAACAGGTAAatacacattttaaaatatag